From a single Streptomyces sp. 1331.2 genomic region:
- a CDS encoding GntR family transcriptional regulator — protein sequence MSSDGGTTAQADDPEVKNLPTQTGADPTARVPKYYGLKRHLLQLTETQPAGTPVPPERALAAQFDTSRTTVRQALQELVVEGRLERIQGKGTFVAKPKVAQALQLTSYTEDMRAQGLEPTSRLIEIGYITADDRLAPLLDIKPGGRVLRIERLRLANGDPMAIEVAHLSAKRFPALRRNLAKHNSLYAALREVYGVTVAEAEETIETTLADPREAGLLGSDLGLPMLQLSRHSFDAEGDPVEWVRSIYRGDRYKFITRLKRPE from the coding sequence ATGAGCAGCGACGGGGGAACCACCGCCCAGGCCGACGACCCCGAGGTGAAGAACCTCCCGACGCAGACCGGCGCCGACCCGACCGCGCGCGTCCCCAAGTACTACGGCCTCAAGCGCCACCTGCTGCAGCTCACCGAGACCCAGCCCGCCGGCACCCCGGTCCCGCCCGAGCGCGCGCTGGCCGCCCAGTTCGACACCTCGCGCACCACCGTCCGTCAGGCCCTGCAGGAGCTGGTCGTCGAGGGCCGGCTGGAGCGCATCCAGGGCAAGGGCACCTTCGTCGCCAAGCCCAAGGTCGCCCAGGCCCTGCAGCTCACCTCCTACACCGAGGACATGCGGGCCCAGGGTCTGGAGCCCACCTCCCGGCTGATCGAGATCGGCTACATCACCGCCGACGACCGGCTCGCCCCGCTCCTCGACATCAAGCCGGGCGGCCGCGTGCTGCGGATCGAGCGGCTGCGCCTGGCCAACGGCGACCCGATGGCCATCGAGGTCGCCCACCTGTCCGCCAAGCGCTTCCCCGCCCTGCGCCGCAACCTGGCCAAGCACAACTCGCTGTACGCGGCGCTGCGCGAGGTGTACGGGGTCACCGTGGCCGAGGCCGAGGAGACCATCGAGACCACCCTGGCCGACCCGCGCGAGGCCGGCCTGCTCGGCTCCGACCTCGGCCTGCCGATGCTCCAGCTGTCCCGGCACTCCTTCGACGCCGAGGGCGACCCGGTCGAGTGGGTCCGCTCCATCTACCGGGGCGACCGCTACAAGTTCATCACCCGGCTGAAGCGCCCTGAGTAA
- a CDS encoding DUF3311 domain-containing protein, with translation MPEPPGTPVPAVTPERVLAALALLVPIVAMLWVPSYDKTDPAVGGMPFFYWYQLLWVPASAVFTVAAYLLINRDEKARKAARKGGAR, from the coding sequence ATGCCCGAGCCACCGGGGACGCCCGTCCCGGCGGTGACGCCCGAGCGCGTGCTGGCCGCTCTCGCCCTGCTCGTGCCGATCGTCGCGATGCTCTGGGTGCCCTCGTACGACAAGACGGACCCGGCCGTGGGCGGGATGCCGTTCTTCTACTGGTACCAGCTGCTCTGGGTGCCGGCCTCGGCGGTCTTCACCGTCGCCGCCTACCTGTTGATCAACCGGGACGAGAAGGCCCGCAAGGCGGCCCGGAAGGGCGGTGCGCGATGA
- the mctP gene encoding monocarboxylate uptake permease MctP, producing the protein MKDVNVPALVVFVLFFALVTVMGFLASRWRRAGDAAHLDEWGLGGRSFGTWVTWFLLGGDLYTAYTFVAVPAAVYASGAAGFFAVPYTIIAYPLVFLFLPRLWSVSRVHGYVTPADFVRGRYGSRPLSLVVALTGILATMPYIALQLVGIQAVLDVLGLGGGENANWFVKDLPLFIAFGVLAAYTYSSGLRAPALIAFVKDALVYIVIIVAVIYIPIRLGGYGHIFDSAAQHFKEAKAGSLTLPDNKQWTYATLGLGSAMALFMYPHSVTGVLASKSRNTVRRNMAIMPAYSLMLGLLALLGFMAVAAGIGNGVKGYNSQLSVPQLFASMFPDWFTGVAFAAIGIGALVPAAIMSIAAANLFTRNVYKEWLKPAATPADETRIAKLVSLLVKVGALVFVLGMDKQAAINLQLLGGLWILQTFVAIVGGLFTRWFHHWALFAGWAAGMVYGTWTAYGISSKATKHFGGNAAEIPGIGEIGYIGLTAFALNLIIAVALTLVLRAVKAPDLPDETKPSDYSADAGDDEPENAPEPVAAH; encoded by the coding sequence ATGAAGGACGTCAACGTGCCGGCCCTCGTGGTCTTCGTGCTGTTCTTCGCCCTGGTCACCGTGATGGGCTTCCTCGCCTCGCGCTGGCGCCGCGCCGGCGACGCGGCGCACCTGGACGAGTGGGGCCTGGGCGGGCGCAGCTTCGGGACCTGGGTGACCTGGTTCCTGCTCGGCGGCGACCTCTACACCGCGTACACCTTCGTCGCCGTCCCGGCGGCGGTGTACGCGAGCGGCGCGGCGGGCTTCTTCGCGGTGCCGTACACGATCATCGCCTACCCGCTGGTCTTCCTCTTCCTGCCCCGGCTCTGGTCGGTCTCCCGGGTGCACGGCTACGTGACCCCGGCCGACTTCGTGCGCGGCCGGTACGGCTCGCGGCCGCTGTCCCTGGTGGTGGCGCTGACCGGGATCCTGGCCACCATGCCGTACATCGCCCTGCAGCTCGTCGGCATCCAGGCGGTGCTGGACGTGCTGGGGCTCGGCGGCGGGGAGAACGCCAACTGGTTCGTCAAGGACCTGCCGCTGTTCATCGCCTTCGGCGTGCTGGCCGCCTACACCTACTCCTCCGGCCTGCGCGCCCCTGCGCTGATCGCCTTCGTCAAGGACGCCCTGGTCTACATCGTGATCATCGTCGCGGTGATCTACATCCCGATCCGTCTCGGCGGTTACGGGCACATCTTCGACTCGGCCGCCCAGCACTTCAAGGAGGCCAAGGCCGGATCGCTGACCCTCCCGGACAACAAGCAGTGGACGTACGCCACGCTCGGCCTCGGCTCGGCGATGGCGCTGTTCATGTACCCGCACTCGGTCACCGGTGTGCTGGCCTCCAAGTCCCGCAACACCGTGCGCCGCAACATGGCGATCATGCCCGCGTACTCGCTGATGCTGGGCCTGCTGGCCCTGCTCGGCTTCATGGCGGTGGCGGCGGGCATCGGCAACGGCGTCAAGGGCTACAACTCCCAGCTCTCGGTGCCGCAGCTGTTCGCGAGCATGTTCCCGGACTGGTTCACCGGCGTAGCCTTCGCCGCGATCGGGATCGGCGCGCTGGTGCCGGCCGCCATCATGTCCATCGCCGCGGCCAACCTCTTCACCCGCAACGTCTACAAGGAGTGGCTCAAGCCCGCCGCCACCCCCGCCGACGAGACCCGGATCGCCAAGCTGGTCTCGCTGCTGGTGAAGGTCGGCGCGCTGGTCTTCGTGCTCGGCATGGACAAGCAGGCCGCGATCAACCTCCAGCTGCTGGGCGGCCTGTGGATCCTGCAGACCTTCGTGGCGATCGTCGGCGGCCTGTTCACCCGCTGGTTCCACCACTGGGCGCTGTTCGCCGGCTGGGCGGCCGGCATGGTCTACGGAACCTGGACGGCGTACGGGATCTCCAGCAAGGCGACCAAGCACTTCGGCGGCAACGCGGCCGAGATCCCCGGCATCGGCGAGATCGGCTACATCGGCCTGACCGCCTTCGCGCTGAACCTGATCATCGCGGTGGCGCTCACCCTGGTGCTGCGGGCGGTCAAGGCGCCCGACCTCCCGGACGAGACCAAGCCCTCCGACTACAGCGCCGACGCCGGCGACGACGAGCCGGAGAACGCGCCGGAGCCCGTAGCGGCGCACTGA
- a CDS encoding histidine phosphatase family protein, protein MAELGTTLNGKHQSTLNPLGANGSAAATRLPSLLIATRHGESTANVEFQLAEATGALSVPISCRDADIPLSRRGRRQARALGRWWAELPGVDRPRSVWCSPYLRTAETARVAIARAAGLGAVPASLPVRYDERLRDRELGILEMLPRAAIEAKYPEEAARRRKMGELYYRPPGGESWADVALRVRSLLRDVCEEDAGRPVLLVAHDCTVLMLRYALDRLDEAELTALGPVHNCSTSLWRTRDGRLRPDGWNGVDHLTAEVA, encoded by the coding sequence ATGGCAGAACTCGGCACCACCCTCAACGGCAAGCACCAGTCCACCCTGAACCCGCTCGGCGCCAACGGCTCGGCGGCGGCCACCAGGCTGCCCTCGCTGCTGATCGCGACCCGGCACGGCGAGTCCACCGCCAACGTCGAGTTCCAGCTCGCCGAGGCCACCGGCGCGCTCAGCGTCCCGATCAGCTGCCGCGACGCCGACATCCCGCTGTCGCGGCGCGGCCGCCGGCAGGCCCGGGCGCTCGGCCGCTGGTGGGCCGAACTGCCCGGTGTCGACCGCCCGCGCAGCGTCTGGTGCTCGCCGTACCTGCGCACCGCCGAGACCGCCAGAGTCGCGATCGCCCGGGCCGCCGGGCTCGGCGCCGTCCCCGCCTCGCTGCCCGTCCGCTACGACGAGCGGCTGCGCGACCGCGAGCTCGGCATCCTGGAGATGCTGCCCAGGGCCGCCATCGAGGCCAAGTACCCGGAGGAGGCGGCCCGGCGGCGCAAGATGGGCGAGCTCTACTACCGCCCGCCCGGCGGCGAGTCCTGGGCCGACGTCGCGCTGCGGGTGCGCAGCCTGCTGCGGGACGTCTGCGAGGAGGACGCCGGACGGCCCGTCCTGCTGGTCGCGCACGACTGCACGGTGCTCATGCTCCGCTACGCGCTGGACCGGCTCGACGAGGCGGAGCTCACCGCGCTCGGGCCGGTGCACAACTGTTCCACCAGCCTCTGGCGGACCCGGGACGGGCGGCTGCGCCCGGACGGCTGGAACGGCGTCGACCACCTGACGGCCGAAGTGGCCTGA
- a CDS encoding helix-turn-helix domain-containing protein, translating to MLKNVVAVVLEEIHPFELGVACEVFGLDRTAEGLPGYDFAIAGARPGPHATHAGFAVDVPYGPERLAGADLAVVTAAAIRREYPEPLLAALRGVVAAGGRVLSICSGAFVLGAAGLLDGRRSATHWRHSEQLAARFPLTTVEQDVLYVDDDPVITSAGTAAGIDACLHLVRKVQGAEVAREIARRMVVAPHREGGQAQFVNRPLPEGDSLAPLLDWMRHHLDEEATVEQLAARALMSPRTFARRFQQETGTTPHRWLTGQRVLLAQRLLESTTESVDAIAARCGFGNAAALRHHFGRRLGTTPLAYRRCFADPGLS from the coding sequence GTGCTGAAGAACGTGGTCGCGGTGGTGCTGGAGGAGATCCACCCCTTCGAACTGGGCGTGGCCTGCGAGGTGTTCGGCCTCGACCGCACCGCCGAAGGGCTGCCCGGCTACGACTTCGCGATCGCCGGCGCCCGTCCGGGCCCGCACGCCACCCACGCCGGCTTCGCCGTCGACGTCCCGTACGGCCCCGAGCGGCTGGCCGGGGCCGACCTCGCGGTGGTCACCGCGGCGGCGATCCGGCGCGAGTACCCCGAGCCGCTGCTGGCGGCGCTGCGCGGGGTGGTGGCGGCCGGCGGCCGGGTGCTGTCCATCTGCAGCGGCGCCTTCGTCCTGGGCGCCGCCGGGCTGCTGGACGGCCGCCGCTCGGCGACCCACTGGCGGCACAGCGAGCAGCTGGCCGCGCGCTTCCCGCTGACCACGGTCGAGCAGGACGTGCTGTACGTCGACGACGACCCGGTGATCACCTCGGCCGGGACGGCGGCCGGCATCGACGCCTGCCTGCACCTGGTCCGCAAGGTCCAGGGCGCCGAGGTGGCCCGGGAGATCGCCCGGCGGATGGTGGTCGCGCCGCACCGGGAGGGCGGGCAGGCCCAGTTCGTGAACCGGCCGCTGCCCGAGGGCGACTCGCTGGCCCCGCTGCTCGACTGGATGCGCCACCACCTGGACGAGGAGGCCACCGTCGAGCAGCTGGCCGCCCGGGCGCTGATGTCGCCGCGCACCTTCGCCCGCCGCTTCCAGCAGGAGACCGGCACCACCCCGCACCGCTGGCTGACCGGGCAGCGGGTGCTGCTCGCCCAGCGGCTGCTGGAGTCCACCACCGAGTCGGTGGACGCGATCGCCGCCCGCTGCGGCTTCGGCAACGCCGCCGCCCTGCGGCACCACTTCGGCCGGCGGCTGGGCACCACGCCGCTGGCGTACCGGCGCTGCTTCGCCGACCCGGGCCTGAGCTGA